A section of the Anabaena cylindrica PCC 7122 genome encodes:
- a CDS encoding metal-binding protein, with product MPSGQTHDRITIWSLPFVAGVTLVSTRSSNMTLLVAGGFMFGGLMFGPDLDIYSRQFQRWGFLRWIWLPYQKSLRHRSFLSHGPIIGTTLRVVYLTSFLAVVGILALVLFAKLGNVALNWGDVWRGVGRSLFLYYGEFFALFVGFELGAMSHSLSDWSNSAYKRFQKQGMQGLLPNGKMKRRKGVKAVKKRRGTLR from the coding sequence ATGCCCTCTGGTCAGACGCACGATCGCATTACTATTTGGTCTTTGCCATTTGTGGCTGGTGTGACTTTGGTTTCGACTCGCAGCAGTAATATGACTTTGTTGGTGGCGGGTGGGTTTATGTTTGGGGGGTTGATGTTTGGCCCCGATTTGGATATTTACTCCCGTCAATTTCAGCGTTGGGGTTTTCTCCGTTGGATTTGGCTACCGTATCAAAAAAGTCTGCGCCATCGGTCTTTTTTATCCCATGGGCCAATTATTGGCACGACTTTGCGGGTGGTGTATCTAACGAGTTTTTTGGCGGTTGTCGGGATTTTGGCTTTGGTGTTGTTTGCGAAGTTGGGGAATGTGGCGTTGAATTGGGGGGATGTTTGGAGGGGTGTGGGGCGATCGCTCTTTCTCTATTATGGGGAATTTTTTGCTCTGTTTGTGGGGTTTGAATTGGGGGCTATGAGTCATTCTCTGAGCGATTGGAGTAATTCGGCTTATAAGCGGTTTCAAAAGCAGGGGATGCAAGGGTTACTTCCTAATGGCAAAATGAAGAGGCGGAAGGGAGTAAAGGCGGTTAAAAAACGCAGAGGGACGCTGAGGTAA
- the mazG gene encoding nucleoside triphosphate pyrophosphohydrolase, whose translation MVDNGVLVALQELIDVVAKLRSPGGCPWDLAQTPQSLTPCVIEEAYEVVDAIQTGDKNAIVEELGDLLLQVVLQAQIASEVGDFSLQEVAEGISQKLIRRHPHVFGDVTVKNIDEVRQNWETIKAAEKGETPEAQKLSDKLSRYRRSLPPLNAAMKISQKAANVGFEWNNVDEVWGKFHEELGEFQQALAEETKERQESELGDLLFAIIQVARWHNLDPSAGLQGTSQRFIQRLQKMEDVIDRPLTDYSLEELDALWQQAKAKLAQG comes from the coding sequence ATGGTAGATAATGGGGTTTTGGTGGCTTTGCAGGAGTTGATTGATGTGGTGGCAAAATTGCGATCGCCTGGAGGTTGTCCTTGGGATTTGGCACAAACGCCCCAAAGTCTTACTCCCTGTGTAATTGAGGAGGCTTATGAAGTGGTTGATGCAATTCAAACTGGGGATAAAAATGCGATCGTAGAAGAGTTAGGTGATTTATTATTACAGGTAGTATTACAAGCTCAAATTGCTAGTGAAGTCGGTGATTTTTCTCTACAAGAGGTGGCTGAGGGTATTTCTCAAAAGTTGATTCGTCGTCATCCTCATGTTTTTGGTGATGTCACGGTAAAAAATATTGATGAGGTACGTCAAAATTGGGAAACTATCAAAGCCGCAGAAAAGGGAGAAACACCAGAAGCTCAAAAACTGAGTGATAAACTTAGTCGTTATCGGCGTAGTCTTCCCCCTTTAAATGCAGCGATGAAGATTTCTCAAAAGGCTGCGAATGTTGGTTTTGAATGGAATAATGTGGATGAAGTTTGGGGAAAATTTCACGAAGAGTTAGGGGAATTTCAACAGGCTTTAGCTGAAGAAACTAAAGAAAGACAAGAATCAGAATTAGGTGATTTACTATTTGCAATAATTCAAGTTGCTAGATGGCATAATCTTGATCCTAGTGCAGGTTTGCAAGGTACAAGTCAGCGATTTATCCAGCGGTTGCAAAAAATGGAGGACGTTATTGATCGTCCTCTGACAGATTATAGTTTGGAGGAGTTAGATGCACTTTGGCAACAGGCAAAGGCTAAACTTGCTCAGGGGTAA
- a CDS encoding transporter substrate-binding domain-containing protein yields MVQALSIRFRQIIAYLARKHHISLGLIGGMLVLLLISAPGLAQNPESQQPLLVATREIPPFVFSDQGKLSGFSIDLWDSIAKQMNVESKFVEYPTVADLLTAVKENKADLGISAISITAQRQENFDFSLPMLASGLQILVPKQVTSGNSLSNIWQLFFSAGLLQVIGVALVLVIIAAHIIWLSERHHPDGMIPKSYFPGIFKACWWAAATLGAQVDEMPKGAIGRILAIIWMFIAIIFVAYFTASATTELTVQQLQGDIRSINDLPGKVVATTSGSTAAAYLREKKITVSEFPKIEQAYDALLTKKAAAIVFDAPVLLFYAANEGKGKVEVVGSIFREENYGIVLPNESPYRKKINRALLNLREDGTYQALYEKWFDTNKS; encoded by the coding sequence ATGGTACAAGCCCTTTCTATTCGATTTCGCCAAATCATTGCCTACCTTGCCAGAAAGCATCATATTTCGCTAGGATTAATAGGCGGAATGCTAGTATTATTACTGATATCTGCTCCCGGACTTGCCCAAAACCCAGAATCCCAACAACCTTTATTAGTAGCTACAAGAGAAATACCACCCTTTGTATTTTCTGATCAAGGTAAGTTATCAGGATTTAGTATTGATCTTTGGGATAGCATCGCCAAGCAGATGAATGTAGAATCTAAATTTGTTGAATATCCCACCGTAGCAGACTTACTAACTGCCGTTAAAGAGAATAAAGCTGATTTAGGAATTTCTGCCATTTCCATTACAGCCCAACGTCAGGAAAATTTTGATTTTTCCTTACCCATGCTTGCCTCAGGACTTCAGATTTTAGTACCCAAGCAAGTAACAAGCGGTAATTCTTTATCCAATATTTGGCAATTATTTTTCTCGGCAGGCCTGTTGCAAGTGATTGGTGTAGCCTTAGTACTGGTGATAATTGCAGCCCATATAATTTGGTTATCTGAACGCCATCACCCAGATGGGATGATTCCCAAATCATACTTTCCTGGTATTTTCAAAGCTTGTTGGTGGGCAGCTGCCACATTAGGGGCGCAAGTTGACGAAATGCCCAAAGGTGCTATCGGCAGAATTTTAGCTATTATCTGGATGTTTATCGCTATTATTTTCGTCGCTTACTTTACGGCTAGTGCTACGACAGAGTTAACTGTACAGCAACTTCAAGGTGATATTAGAAGTATAAACGATCTCCCAGGTAAAGTAGTAGCAACAACCTCTGGTAGTACGGCAGCAGCATACCTGCGAGAAAAAAAAATTACCGTTTCAGAATTCCCTAAAATTGAACAAGCTTATGATGCGCTATTAACCAAAAAAGCAGCTGCTATTGTATTTGATGCTCCTGTACTCCTATTTTATGCAGCCAATGAAGGCAAAGGTAAGGTAGAAGTTGTTGGTAGTATTTTCCGGGAAGAAAACTACGGTATAGTTCTACCTAACGAAAGTCCTTATAGGAAAAAAATCAACAGAGCTTTACTCAATTTACGAGAAGATGGAACTTATCAAGCTTTGTATGAAAAGTGGTTTGATACAAACAAATCTTAA
- a CDS encoding CHAT domain-containing protein: MSTCLVFTNVGLLGLVPQPNLQYFWGKLMLHNRLKKWIIFPLLLILVFLSSITLSLIFQHQPAIAVKEQDWDRFLKTKDFTTAVNEVEKHWETDYEEYFNQNLGDFSLKAEDIAKTLSNLSQQTASNPAVIWIWPREKQLQLVIITPSKKPEVYSVTDADKETLINLVKKLKAEITSPSRRKTKSYLKPAQKLYEWMVKPLEPTLKAEKIDTLLFCLGSGLRTLPLAALHDGESFIVEKYSIARIPAFNLIKTDYNKIKNAQVLAMGASEFSQLESLPAVPVELERITQELWLGKQFVNQQFTVKNLQEQRKKQPFGIIHLATHAEFKPGKPNQSYIQFWGNERIGIDEIEKLKLGQPPVDLLVLSACRTALGDREAELGFAGLTVKSGVKSVLASLWNVSDMGTLALMTEFYQHLQKTPLKAEALRQAQVAMLRGKVSLQMGKLQGSSQDLQLPPELAELGDETFSHPYYWSAFTVIGNPW, from the coding sequence ATGTCAACCTGTTTGGTATTTACTAATGTTGGGTTGTTGGGTTTGGTTCCTCAACCCAACCTACAATACTTTTGGGGTAAATTAATGCTTCACAATAGATTAAAAAAATGGATTATCTTTCCTTTATTACTAATATTAGTATTTTTGAGCTCAATTACCTTGAGCCTAATTTTCCAACATCAACCTGCGATCGCTGTTAAAGAACAAGACTGGGATAGATTTCTCAAAACCAAAGACTTTACTACAGCAGTCAATGAAGTTGAAAAACATTGGGAAACAGATTATGAAGAGTATTTTAACCAAAATCTTGGCGATTTTTCACTCAAGGCTGAAGATATAGCAAAAACTCTTTCTAATCTATCTCAACAAACTGCCAGCAACCCTGCGGTAATCTGGATATGGCCGCGAGAGAAACAACTGCAACTAGTAATAATTACTCCCAGTAAAAAGCCAGAAGTTTATAGTGTCACAGATGCTGATAAAGAAACTTTGATTAATCTTGTCAAAAAACTAAAGGCAGAAATCACCAGTCCCAGTAGACGCAAGACTAAATCATATTTAAAACCAGCCCAAAAACTATATGAATGGATGGTAAAACCATTAGAACCCACTCTCAAAGCAGAAAAAATAGATACATTACTTTTCTGTTTAGGTTCTGGTTTACGGACTCTACCCTTAGCAGCATTGCATGACGGAGAAAGCTTTATAGTAGAAAAGTATAGTATTGCTCGGATTCCTGCTTTTAACCTGATCAAAACTGACTACAATAAAATTAAAAATGCACAAGTTTTGGCTATGGGTGCATCCGAATTTTCTCAACTTGAATCTTTACCAGCCGTACCAGTAGAATTGGAGAGAATTACTCAAGAATTGTGGTTAGGTAAACAATTTGTTAATCAACAGTTTACAGTCAAGAATTTACAAGAACAGAGAAAAAAACAGCCTTTTGGAATTATTCATTTAGCTACCCATGCAGAATTTAAACCAGGAAAACCTAATCAATCTTATATTCAGTTCTGGGGTAATGAAAGAATAGGAATAGATGAGATTGAAAAATTGAAATTGGGTCAACCACCAGTAGATTTATTAGTTTTGAGTGCTTGTAGAACTGCATTGGGAGATCGAGAAGCAGAATTAGGTTTTGCGGGGTTAACAGTGAAGTCAGGAGTGAAATCAGTTTTAGCGAGTCTTTGGAATGTTAGCGATATGGGAACCTTAGCTTTAATGACTGAATTTTATCAACATTTACAGAAGACACCACTCAAAGCAGAAGCACTCCGACAAGCGCAAGTTGCCATGCTGAGAGGGAAAGTAAGTTTGCAAATGGGTAAGTTACAAGGATCTAGTCAGGATTTACAACTCCCACCAGAGTTAGCAGAATTGGGAGATGAAACTTTTTCCCACCCTTATTATTGGTCTGCTTTTACAGTTATTGGTAATCCTTGGTAA